One stretch of Nocardia mangyaensis DNA includes these proteins:
- a CDS encoding acyl-CoA synthetase, producing MANNFADLFEHAVDAMPDRIAIIQRDRRVTFRELDIRANRLANQLADTGVGHGTHVGFQLHNSIETMETLIACFKLAAVPININYRYGPTELAYVYDNADLEVLLYHACYEESVRAALALVPTVRRSICVDDDRDIGTPDTGAILYEPLVAAGKPFRPNITRTADDLFMMYTGGTTGMPKGVMWRQEDMWRVLGGGIDFYSGEPVRDEYQQSATGAQGVPSIWFVLPPLIHAAAMMPTFNALWSGNTVLFEPRFDPARIWQAVATHHPHIMVITGDAMARPLMDAFDAEPVDASSLLVIASGAALLSQPVKNALLETFPTSMVSDSIGSSETGFGGIGFAQKDDDPARGPRVQTGRGAVVVDENGRPVTPGEEGWLAKTGAVPLGYYKDPDRSARLFKTVDGTRIVVTDDRARAESDGTITLIGRGNMVINTGGEKVFPEEVEAVVKSHPAIYDAVVIGVPHERWGQQVAAIISIAPDHTLDLDTLHTHLRPHLAGYKLPKQIWITDTISRSPSGKPDYRWAKEFVTDHSPHHQTD from the coding sequence ATGGCCAACAACTTCGCCGACCTGTTCGAACACGCCGTCGACGCGATGCCCGATCGGATCGCGATCATTCAGCGTGATCGTCGAGTGACCTTCCGAGAGCTCGACATTCGCGCCAACCGACTCGCCAACCAGCTGGCGGACACAGGAGTCGGGCACGGCACACACGTCGGATTCCAGCTGCACAACAGCATCGAGACCATGGAGACGTTGATCGCCTGCTTCAAGCTGGCCGCGGTGCCGATCAACATCAACTACCGATACGGCCCGACCGAGCTGGCCTACGTCTACGACAACGCCGACCTCGAAGTGCTGCTGTACCACGCCTGCTACGAGGAGTCCGTGCGCGCGGCCCTCGCGCTGGTCCCGACGGTGCGCCGGTCGATCTGCGTCGACGACGACCGCGACATCGGTACCCCTGACACCGGCGCCATCCTGTACGAACCGTTGGTCGCGGCAGGAAAGCCGTTCCGCCCGAACATCACTCGCACCGCCGACGACCTGTTCATGATGTACACCGGTGGCACGACCGGCATGCCCAAGGGCGTCATGTGGCGCCAGGAGGACATGTGGCGAGTCCTCGGCGGCGGCATCGACTTCTACAGCGGTGAACCGGTGCGCGACGAATACCAGCAGTCCGCGACCGGCGCACAAGGCGTTCCCAGCATCTGGTTCGTCCTCCCGCCACTGATCCACGCCGCGGCGATGATGCCCACCTTCAACGCCCTGTGGTCGGGCAACACCGTGCTGTTCGAACCGCGTTTCGACCCGGCCAGGATCTGGCAGGCCGTCGCCACCCACCACCCGCACATCATGGTCATCACCGGCGACGCCATGGCCCGCCCGCTCATGGACGCCTTCGACGCCGAACCGGTCGACGCCTCCTCCCTGCTCGTCATCGCCTCGGGCGCCGCGCTGCTGTCCCAACCGGTGAAGAACGCGCTGCTGGAGACGTTCCCGACCTCGATGGTGTCGGACTCCATCGGCTCCTCCGAAACCGGCTTCGGCGGCATCGGTTTCGCGCAGAAGGACGACGATCCCGCGCGTGGACCACGGGTCCAGACCGGACGCGGCGCGGTCGTCGTCGACGAGAACGGCCGCCCCGTCACCCCCGGCGAGGAGGGCTGGCTGGCCAAGACCGGCGCCGTCCCCCTCGGCTACTACAAGGACCCCGACCGCAGCGCCCGACTCTTCAAAACCGTCGACGGCACCCGCATCGTCGTCACCGACGACCGCGCCCGCGCCGAATCCGACGGCACGATCACCTTGATCGGCCGCGGCAACATGGTGATCAACACCGGCGGCGAGAAGGTCTTCCCCGAGGAGGTCGAGGCCGTCGTGAAGTCCCACCCCGCGATCTACGACGCCGTGGTCATCGGCGTCCCCCACGAACGCTGGGGCCAACAGGTAGCCGCCATCATCTCTATAGCCCCCGACCACACCCTCGACCTCGACACCCTCCACACCCACCTCCGCCCCCACCTCGCCGGCTACAAGCTCCCCAAACAAATCTGGATCACCGACACCATCTCCCGCTCCCCCAGCGGCAAGCCCGACTACCGCTGGGCGAAGGAGTTCGTCACCGATCACTCCCCCCACCACCAAACCGACTGA
- a CDS encoding HNH endonuclease yields MDLEDEWALRRDIFDVLRELVDARGGAVTRADLLEFRAGTYAIQLVDRNRGIRNPQVLASTLSIMSKPDSPYADEEVGDSLFSYAYREGPIDAGDNVKLRRSALTKLPLILLRWIKVGTEIRYLPVFPVYVVADDPANRRVLIALDESLRQVSDPQHLTETERRYVQRMTSQRLHQPQFRSRVLMAYGNRCAVCRLGRPQLLEAAHIIGDKKAHGIADIPNGLSLCSIHHAAYDRNMIGISPDYRVHIGPTLAEADNEGPILEFGFKGLNNVLLTLPDKKRFHPAGDRLAERFQEFLTGTTHAHPTAPGAIKPDFQRITPVTMGTDLGATVFEPPFTDSPATQSP; encoded by the coding sequence GTGGATCTAGAAGATGAGTGGGCACTGAGGCGCGACATCTTCGATGTACTCCGGGAGTTGGTGGACGCGCGGGGCGGAGCGGTTACGCGAGCCGATCTGCTGGAATTCCGCGCGGGCACCTACGCAATTCAGTTGGTCGACCGCAATCGGGGGATCCGAAATCCGCAGGTACTCGCATCGACGCTATCGATCATGTCCAAGCCCGACAGCCCGTATGCCGATGAAGAGGTCGGCGACTCGCTGTTCTCCTACGCATACCGCGAGGGTCCGATCGATGCGGGCGACAACGTCAAGTTGCGAAGATCAGCCCTCACGAAGCTTCCGCTCATTCTGCTCCGATGGATCAAGGTGGGGACCGAGATTCGGTACCTGCCCGTCTTCCCGGTCTATGTCGTCGCCGATGACCCAGCCAACCGTCGGGTCCTGATCGCACTCGACGAGTCGCTACGCCAGGTGAGCGATCCGCAGCACCTGACCGAGACCGAACGACGCTACGTACAGCGGATGACCAGCCAGCGCCTGCACCAGCCACAGTTCCGCAGCCGCGTTTTGATGGCCTATGGAAACCGCTGCGCAGTGTGCCGGCTCGGACGACCCCAACTGCTGGAAGCCGCACACATCATCGGCGACAAGAAGGCTCACGGCATCGCCGACATCCCGAACGGGTTGAGCCTCTGCAGTATCCACCACGCCGCCTACGACCGAAACATGATCGGTATCTCCCCCGATTATCGGGTCCACATCGGGCCAACGCTGGCCGAGGCCGACAACGAGGGCCCAATTCTCGAGTTCGGCTTCAAAGGCTTGAACAATGTGTTGCTGACGCTGCCCGACAAGAAGAGATTCCACCCGGCGGGAGATCGACTCGCGGAGCGCTTCCAGGAATTTCTCACCGGAACTACGCATGCCCACCCGACCGCACCGGGAGCCATCAAGCCCGACTTCCAACGAATCACGCCGGTCACAATGGGCACTGACCTGGGAGCGACCGTATTCGAACCTCCATTCACCGATTCACCTGCGACTCAGTCGCCATAG
- a CDS encoding Shedu immune nuclease family protein, producing the protein MVENAQRIQPHSHESSVECRYQLLADENGEPLVHLSTFGSKNRASKPKSSQSLQIDRTIGVSLVELLCETFGLAAPADDYETRLNAAYQANPELFRKIIANDVAAQDVIGLAHRRVQVERFRQLLNDDEAFTQEAAVIPGQGNEKVWQRYFEQNPWILGTSLATQVLTAWDASRLEQVVAGFSIDGAGKRVDGLLRTSGRIRSMVFVEFKTHKTPLLGATEYRPGVWRASSDLSGAVAQVQTTVHTATRAIADRLQSKADDGSDIPEDWTYMFRPRSYVVIGQLGQLIGKAGGDNQSQIRSFELFRRELTGLEIVTFDELLARAEWMVAPPSTD; encoded by the coding sequence GTGGTCGAGAACGCGCAGCGGATCCAACCGCACAGTCATGAGTCGAGTGTGGAGTGCCGATATCAGCTCCTCGCAGACGAGAACGGTGAGCCGCTCGTACACTTGTCAACTTTCGGATCGAAGAATCGCGCATCGAAGCCCAAAAGCAGCCAGTCACTCCAGATCGACCGCACCATCGGCGTGAGCCTGGTGGAATTACTGTGCGAGACGTTCGGGTTGGCGGCCCCAGCAGACGACTACGAAACGCGCCTGAACGCCGCCTATCAGGCCAATCCAGAGCTGTTCCGGAAGATCATCGCCAACGATGTCGCCGCCCAGGACGTCATCGGTTTGGCACACCGTCGAGTCCAGGTTGAGCGGTTCCGCCAGCTGTTGAACGATGATGAAGCCTTCACGCAGGAGGCCGCGGTGATTCCGGGCCAGGGGAATGAGAAGGTCTGGCAACGATACTTCGAACAAAATCCATGGATTCTCGGCACGTCGCTGGCGACCCAAGTCCTGACCGCCTGGGACGCGAGCCGTCTGGAGCAGGTGGTCGCAGGCTTCTCCATCGATGGGGCGGGAAAACGCGTCGATGGGCTACTGCGCACGTCGGGTCGAATCCGTTCGATGGTGTTTGTAGAGTTCAAAACGCACAAGACGCCGCTGCTCGGCGCGACCGAGTATCGACCTGGTGTCTGGCGAGCCTCCTCCGACCTGTCCGGTGCGGTGGCGCAAGTGCAGACCACCGTGCATACGGCGACGAGAGCGATCGCTGACCGGTTGCAGTCGAAGGCCGACGACGGCAGCGACATCCCAGAAGACTGGACCTACATGTTCCGTCCCAGGTCGTACGTGGTGATCGGGCAACTGGGGCAGCTCATCGGAAAGGCCGGAGGGGACAACCAATCGCAGATTCGCTCTTTCGAGCTGTTCCGCCGGGAGCTGACCGGCCTGGAGATCGTCACCTTCGATGAGCTCTTGGCCAGGGCCGAGTGGATGGTTGCGCCGCCGTCCACCGACTAG
- a CDS encoding tetratricopeptide repeat protein → MAVQQQTTRRAHPRDELAARLRLLQEMSGRGVRALARDTGLSSSSLSRYLSGQTVPPWPAVLELCRLVKRDPRPLRPLWESAANPLPAPPKTSRQVAPPRPPADAPPPPRNDLPRDIPDFTGREQALAEVLAAVRADRVVAIDGMAGVGKTSLAVHAAHQLTADYPDAQLYLDLHGFTDGRAPLDPDAALRALLAALQVPSEKVPQDGGVELRAACWRAELARLRAVIVLDNVADAAQVALLLPGAGESIAIVTSRNRLLELDEVAPVSLDVLTERESAELLARASGDSRGPDGRLGREPEQTAEVLRLCGNLPLALRLAAARLRHRPGWSIGILVERMAEGASEFDTAFGMSVRQLRRDQGRLFRLLGLIPGSTFTDYVAAAVADVPLRTTRAMLEDLLDAHLVQQPADGRYRLHDLVRQHARRATAEIDSDTDRERALGRVLDYYVHAAAAADAAMPFLTPTRPVSAGSPPADLPRFLDRDAAFFWYVAEYTNLMAVFYAAVEANADVHVCELPRFLRTFFARRCGTTHLNDLFERSLTAATHLGDPRQLAEAHSDLGFARYNAGRMTEAATAYAAAAPLIAAAGDPLPRAELLMRCAQLRWDEGDVVEPLTLFRQARELYAASGCPVSAADAVAGEAWAVLQLGDSDAAARLAREALALAGDAAPSLQALVTLGVAIAAEQPEAALTHLDQALAAARADGHQHNEAWCLNCRGVALRRMGRFDEAIAAHRAAFDLLDALFEEHWKIHFLNSYAETCRLAGLTDDALRLYRETLELAPKLGYRLEEARAHQGIADVLEATDPSGVDGHRVAAQVILAELEPPPRPLVE, encoded by the coding sequence GTGGCGGTACAGCAGCAGACGACGAGGCGGGCTCATCCGCGCGACGAACTGGCCGCCCGGCTGCGGCTGCTCCAGGAAATGTCCGGTCGCGGGGTTCGCGCGCTGGCCCGCGACACCGGCCTGAGTTCGTCGTCGCTGTCGCGCTATCTGAGCGGGCAGACGGTGCCGCCGTGGCCCGCGGTGCTGGAACTGTGCCGCCTGGTCAAACGTGACCCGCGCCCGCTGCGCCCGCTGTGGGAGAGCGCCGCCAACCCGCTGCCCGCCCCACCCAAGACCAGCCGCCAGGTCGCCCCACCCCGCCCGCCGGCCGACGCGCCACCCCCGCCGCGCAATGACCTGCCCCGCGACATCCCCGACTTCACCGGGCGTGAGCAGGCACTGGCCGAGGTGCTCGCCGCCGTGCGCGCCGACCGGGTGGTCGCCATTGACGGCATGGCCGGTGTCGGCAAGACCTCCCTGGCCGTGCACGCCGCCCACCAGCTCACCGCCGACTACCCCGACGCCCAGCTCTACCTCGACCTGCACGGCTTCACCGACGGCCGCGCGCCGCTCGATCCCGATGCCGCCCTGCGTGCCCTGCTGGCCGCGCTGCAGGTGCCCTCGGAGAAGGTGCCCCAGGACGGCGGCGTCGAGTTGCGGGCTGCCTGCTGGCGCGCGGAACTGGCCCGGCTGCGCGCGGTGATCGTGCTCGACAACGTCGCCGACGCCGCGCAGGTCGCGCTGTTGCTGCCTGGTGCGGGCGAGTCGATCGCGATTGTCACCAGCCGCAACCGGCTGCTCGAGCTCGACGAGGTGGCGCCGGTGAGCCTCGACGTGCTCACCGAGCGGGAGAGCGCCGAGCTGTTGGCCCGCGCCAGCGGCGATTCGCGCGGCCCCGACGGCCGACTGGGCAGGGAACCCGAGCAGACCGCGGAGGTGCTGCGGCTGTGCGGCAACCTGCCGCTGGCCCTGCGCCTGGCCGCGGCTCGGTTGCGGCACCGGCCGGGCTGGTCGATCGGCATCCTGGTCGAGCGAATGGCCGAGGGGGCCAGCGAATTCGACACCGCCTTCGGGATGTCGGTGCGTCAGCTGCGCCGCGATCAGGGCCGACTCTTCCGGCTGCTCGGCCTGATCCCCGGCTCGACCTTCACCGACTACGTCGCCGCGGCCGTTGCCGACGTCCCGCTGCGCACCACCCGCGCCATGCTCGAGGACCTGCTCGACGCGCACTTGGTCCAGCAGCCCGCCGACGGCCGCTACCGCCTGCACGACCTGGTCCGCCAGCACGCCCGCCGCGCCACTGCCGAGATCGATTCCGACACCGACCGTGAGCGCGCGCTGGGCCGCGTCCTCGACTACTACGTGCACGCCGCCGCTGCCGCCGACGCCGCCATGCCCTTCCTGACCCCGACCCGACCGGTCTCGGCGGGATCACCACCCGCCGACCTGCCCCGGTTCCTCGATCGCGACGCCGCGTTCTTCTGGTACGTCGCCGAGTACACCAATCTGATGGCGGTGTTCTACGCCGCCGTCGAGGCGAACGCCGACGTGCACGTCTGCGAACTCCCACGCTTCCTGCGCACCTTCTTCGCCCGCCGCTGCGGCACCACCCATCTCAACGACCTGTTCGAGCGATCACTCACCGCTGCAACGCATCTCGGCGACCCACGCCAGCTCGCAGAAGCACACAGCGACCTCGGTTTCGCCCGCTACAACGCGGGCCGGATGACCGAGGCCGCGACCGCCTATGCCGCCGCGGCTCCCCTGATCGCCGCGGCGGGCGACCCGCTGCCACGCGCCGAGCTGCTCATGCGCTGTGCGCAATTGCGCTGGGACGAGGGCGATGTCGTGGAACCGCTCACCCTGTTCCGGCAGGCTCGTGAGCTGTATGCCGCCAGCGGCTGCCCGGTCAGCGCCGCCGACGCCGTCGCGGGGGAAGCCTGGGCGGTGCTGCAGCTGGGCGATTCCGATGCGGCCGCGCGCCTGGCCCGTGAGGCGCTGGCCCTCGCCGGTGACGCGGCGCCGTCGCTGCAGGCCCTGGTCACCCTCGGTGTCGCCATCGCCGCCGAGCAGCCCGAGGCCGCGCTCACCCACCTGGACCAGGCGCTGGCGGCGGCGCGCGCCGACGGACACCAACACAACGAGGCCTGGTGCCTGAACTGCCGGGGCGTCGCCCTGCGCCGGATGGGTCGCTTCGACGAGGCCATCGCCGCGCACCGCGCCGCCTTCGATCTGCTCGACGCCCTGTTCGAAGAACACTGGAAAATCCACTTCCTCAACAGCTACGCCGAAACCTGCCGACTGGCCGGGCTGACCGACGACGCGCTGCGCTTGTATCGTGAAACCCTGGAGCTGGCACCGAAACTCGGCTATCGCCTCGAGGAAGCGCGGGCGCACCAGGGGATCGCTGATGTCCTCGAAGCGACCGATCCGTCCGGGGTAGACGGCCATCGCGTGGCGGCGCAAGTCATTCTGGCCGAGCTCGAACCACCACCGCGGCCGCTGGTCGAATGA
- a CDS encoding carboxymuconolactone decarboxylase family protein, which produces MQSRMQNPAMVLTDAMGPIQAVLKAVRTGGVDGEILELVHLRISQINGCSACVDGGAKTARKAGVSDERLATVAAWRETPYFSDEERAALELAESATRLADRPNPVTDEVWDHAASYFDEKQLASIVLMIGVTNMFNRLNATTRQIAGAWG; this is translated from the coding sequence ATGCAGTCTCGGATGCAGAACCCGGCCATGGTCCTCACCGACGCCATGGGCCCGATCCAGGCGGTACTGAAGGCCGTGCGCACCGGCGGCGTGGACGGCGAGATCCTCGAGCTGGTGCACCTGCGGATCAGCCAGATCAACGGCTGCAGCGCCTGCGTGGACGGCGGCGCCAAGACCGCCCGCAAGGCCGGTGTCAGTGACGAGCGCCTCGCCACCGTCGCCGCCTGGCGCGAGACCCCGTACTTCAGCGACGAGGAGCGGGCCGCCCTGGAGCTGGCCGAGTCCGCCACCCGCCTCGCCGACCGTCCCAACCCGGTCACCGACGAGGTCTGGGACCACGCCGCCAGCTACTTCGACGAGAAGCAGCTCGCCTCGATCGTGCTGATGATCGGCGTCACCAACATGTTCAACCGCCTCAATGCCACCACCCGCCAGATCGCCGGCGCCTGGGGCTGA
- a CDS encoding vWA domain-containing protein: MSDTTTRKGVLAPTSDRLVGFVGLLREHGIHAGPSETVDAAAAIVALGADDHRVLRSGLAACLLRRNGQRKVFDQLFDLYFLDGTRPTSSEDDPESLRERLIATLIQGTDTAQLAREALNTFGAYGGAGETAGRVTTASGAGWSSYMTMKSLRPEEISEQIAQTIGGTGQFDAAVHTIEARRRVEQFRSAVQSEARLRSAQLRGTDYIARRGVEPGGDSTDFLGAREQDLAEMRRLVHPLARKLASRLAVRRKKAVRGQIDLRRTLRRSMATGGVPIDPVLRTRRHGRPDLVVLADVSGSVTGFAEFTLQLVQALQDQFSRVRSFGFVDVCAEITHYFTPGEPPPPGFAQNIVRDAGVVRFGSSNYGEALRGFTDHYLDALGPRTCVLILGDARTNRTDPNLAALQTITERAKAVYWLNPEPARSWSTGDSAAEAYTEIVTMHECRNVRQLAEVIGRLLPA; the protein is encoded by the coding sequence ATGAGCGACACGACCACGCGGAAGGGTGTCCTCGCGCCGACGAGCGATCGACTGGTCGGCTTCGTCGGTCTCCTGCGCGAGCACGGCATCCACGCCGGTCCCAGCGAGACCGTCGATGCCGCCGCCGCGATCGTCGCCCTCGGCGCCGACGACCACCGGGTGCTGCGATCAGGCCTCGCCGCCTGCCTGCTGCGCCGAAACGGTCAGCGCAAGGTCTTCGACCAGCTCTTCGACCTGTACTTTCTCGACGGCACCCGCCCGACAAGTTCCGAGGACGACCCCGAGTCCCTGCGCGAGCGGCTCATCGCGACCCTGATCCAGGGCACCGACACCGCCCAGCTGGCCCGGGAAGCGCTCAACACCTTCGGCGCCTACGGCGGCGCGGGCGAGACCGCTGGCCGGGTCACCACCGCCTCGGGCGCGGGGTGGTCGTCGTACATGACCATGAAATCGCTGCGCCCGGAAGAGATCTCCGAGCAGATCGCGCAAACCATCGGCGGCACAGGACAATTCGATGCTGCCGTGCACACGATCGAGGCCCGCCGCCGGGTCGAGCAGTTCCGTTCGGCCGTGCAGTCCGAGGCCCGTCTGCGCTCGGCGCAACTGCGCGGCACCGACTACATCGCCCGCCGTGGCGTCGAACCCGGCGGCGACAGTACCGATTTCCTCGGCGCCCGCGAGCAGGATCTGGCCGAGATGCGCAGGCTCGTGCATCCGCTGGCCCGCAAACTGGCCTCCCGGCTCGCCGTTCGACGCAAGAAGGCGGTGCGCGGGCAGATCGACCTGCGCCGCACCCTGCGCCGTTCGATGGCCACCGGCGGCGTCCCGATCGATCCCGTCCTGCGGACGCGTCGGCACGGGCGACCGGATCTCGTCGTGCTGGCCGATGTCTCGGGCTCGGTCACCGGCTTCGCCGAGTTCACCCTGCAACTCGTGCAGGCTCTGCAGGATCAGTTCAGCCGGGTCCGCAGCTTCGGTTTCGTCGATGTCTGCGCCGAGATCACGCACTACTTCACCCCCGGCGAACCCCCGCCACCCGGCTTCGCGCAGAACATCGTTCGCGACGCCGGGGTCGTCCGGTTCGGCTCCAGCAACTACGGCGAGGCGCTGCGGGGTTTCACCGACCATTACCTCGACGCGCTCGGCCCGCGCACCTGCGTGCTGATCCTCGGTGATGCGCGAACCAACCGCACCGACCCGAATCTCGCTGCGCTGCAAACGATCACCGAGCGAGCCAAAGCGGTGTACTGGCTGAATCCGGAACCCGCGCGGTCCTGGTCGACCGGTGATTCGGCCGCCGAGGCGTACACCGAGATCGTCACCATGCACGAGTGCCGCAATGTCCGGCAACTGGCCGAAGTGATCGGCAGACTCCTGCCCGCCTGA
- a CDS encoding AAA family ATPase — MSRFFSSVDQVTDRLTTAGYLPSLDIATAVFLADRLGKPLLIEGPAGVGKTELAKAVASAVTAELIRLQCYEGIDEARALFEWNHAKQLLRITATSGETWDSTRDHVFTEEFLLARPLLAAIRNPDPTVLLIDELDKADVELEGLLLEVLGDFQVSIPELGTVTAVRKPFVILTSNAHRDLSEALKRRCLYLHIDYPTAELEKAIVRLKVPELDAALAEPVVTTVSALRQLSLRKAPSIAETVDWAKTLVALGTRNLSGGVVRSTLGVLLKYQSDHRVAIERLGLDDQTDDGVPR, encoded by the coding sequence ATGAGTAGGTTCTTTTCCTCGGTGGACCAGGTGACCGACCGGCTGACCACAGCCGGGTACCTGCCGTCCCTCGACATCGCGACCGCGGTCTTCCTGGCCGACCGCCTCGGCAAGCCGCTGCTGATCGAGGGGCCCGCCGGCGTCGGCAAGACCGAACTGGCCAAGGCCGTCGCGTCGGCGGTGACGGCCGAGCTCATTCGTCTGCAGTGCTACGAGGGCATCGACGAGGCCCGCGCGCTGTTCGAGTGGAACCACGCCAAACAGCTGCTGCGCATCACCGCCACCTCGGGCGAGACCTGGGACAGCACCCGCGACCACGTCTTCACCGAGGAGTTCTTGCTCGCCCGTCCGCTGCTCGCGGCCATCCGCAACCCCGACCCCACCGTGCTGCTCATCGACGAGCTCGACAAGGCCGATGTGGAGTTGGAGGGCCTGCTACTCGAGGTGCTCGGCGATTTCCAGGTGAGCATCCCCGAACTGGGTACCGTCACCGCCGTGCGCAAGCCGTTCGTGATCCTCACCTCCAACGCGCATCGCGATCTGTCCGAGGCGCTCAAGCGTCGCTGCCTGTATCTGCACATCGACTATCCGACCGCGGAATTGGAGAAGGCGATCGTCCGGCTGAAGGTGCCGGAGCTGGACGCCGCGCTGGCCGAGCCGGTGGTGACGACGGTGAGCGCGCTGCGGCAGCTGTCGTTGCGCAAGGCGCCCTCGATCGCCGAAACCGTCGACTGGGCGAAGACTTTGGTCGCGCTGGGTACCCGCAATCTGAGCGGGGGAGTGGTGCGCTCCACGCTGGGCGTGCTGTTGAAGTATCAGTCCGATCATCGGGTGGCGATCGAGCGCCTCGGTCTGGACGATCAGACCGACGACGGTGTGCCCCGATGA
- a CDS encoding DUF2252 domain-containing protein: protein MVNETVEDFRGEAIEQGRAARKRVARSQLGEWGAGPGRADPVAILEQQAQTRVAELVPIRYARMRQSPFTFLRGAPAIMAADLAQREHTGLMVQLCGDAHLSNFGLYASPERNLVFDVNDFDETLPGPFEWDVKRLAASVAVAARDNGCDDERAATAAADAARGYRETMHELADTDSMAVWYQTVDVDRVAELIRKPKVRKRFDKTVSSARNRNSLQALAKLTTPDADGIPRINSQPPLLVPIELADEKEVRDVFGDYRRSLPGERRVLLDRYRLVDQALKVVGVGSVGTRCFIALLMDKESGSPLFLQVKEAETSVLAPHLKPSKYRHQGHRVVVGQRLMQSSSDIFLGWATGPAGRFFYLRQLRDMKGSADIATMSHDTLAQYARLCGAVLASAHARSGDRVAIAAYLGKNDTFDRSMAEFGLAYGDQTITDRLSLLAAIDSGRVTAATHAY from the coding sequence ATGGTGAACGAGACAGTGGAGGACTTCCGGGGCGAGGCGATCGAGCAGGGTAGGGCCGCTCGCAAACGCGTCGCGCGTTCCCAGCTCGGCGAGTGGGGCGCCGGTCCGGGGCGAGCGGATCCGGTGGCCATTCTCGAGCAGCAGGCGCAGACCAGGGTCGCCGAACTCGTGCCGATCCGGTACGCGCGAATGCGCCAGTCGCCGTTCACCTTTCTGCGGGGCGCGCCCGCGATCATGGCCGCCGATCTGGCGCAGCGCGAGCACACCGGACTGATGGTGCAGCTCTGTGGTGACGCGCACCTGTCGAACTTCGGGCTCTACGCCTCCCCGGAACGCAATCTCGTCTTCGACGTCAACGATTTCGACGAAACCCTGCCCGGCCCGTTCGAATGGGACGTCAAACGGCTGGCCGCCAGCGTCGCGGTCGCCGCGCGGGACAACGGCTGCGACGACGAGCGCGCCGCCACCGCGGCGGCGGACGCGGCGCGCGGCTATCGCGAGACGATGCACGAGCTCGCCGACACCGACAGCATGGCCGTCTGGTACCAGACCGTCGACGTCGACCGGGTGGCCGAGCTCATCCGGAAACCGAAGGTGCGCAAGAGGTTCGACAAGACCGTCAGCAGCGCGCGCAATCGCAACAGTCTGCAGGCCCTGGCCAAACTCACCACGCCCGACGCCGATGGCATCCCACGGATCAACAGTCAGCCACCACTGCTGGTCCCGATCGAGCTGGCCGACGAGAAGGAGGTGCGCGACGTCTTCGGCGACTACCGCCGCAGCCTGCCCGGCGAGCGCCGCGTCCTGCTCGACCGGTACCGGCTGGTCGATCAGGCGCTGAAGGTCGTCGGCGTCGGCAGTGTCGGTACCCGCTGCTTCATCGCCCTGCTCATGGACAAGGAGTCGGGCAGCCCGCTGTTCCTGCAGGTGAAGGAGGCCGAGACCTCGGTGCTCGCCCCGCATCTGAAGCCGAGCAAGTACCGTCATCAGGGTCACCGGGTGGTGGTCGGTCAGCGCCTCATGCAGTCCTCCAGTGACATCTTCCTCGGCTGGGCGACCGGTCCGGCGGGCCGGTTCTTCTACCTGCGGCAGCTGCGCGACATGAAAGGCTCCGCCGACATCGCCACGATGTCGCACGACACGCTCGCCCAGTACGCCCGCTTGTGCGGAGCGGTTCTCGCCAGTGCCCACGCCCGTTCGGGCGACCGCGTCGCGATCGCCGCCTACCTGGGCAAGAACGACACGTTCGACCGTTCCATGGCCGAGTTCGGCCTCGCCTACGGCGACCAGACCATCACCGACCGGCTCTCGCTGCTGGCCGCCATCGACTCCGGCCGGGTGACCGCGGCGACGCACGCGTACTGA